A part of Rhinoderma darwinii isolate aRhiDar2 chromosome 1, aRhiDar2.hap1, whole genome shotgun sequence genomic DNA contains:
- the CCDC68 gene encoding coiled-coil domain-containing protein 68 — MRQLDRSTMDSCATGNTRKMTTISPSENGFKRKVDQSPMEDDIFYMYGSTVSHIKEETEYVRTIRATLEKIQSQLFKDDFHTKSTQEQNGYGEEDKDSFGSRYKRIVEKLKDQDLQILDVHRENEDLQIKLEATREAGAGAIRDATRKLYQNYNKKSEQLRKSHEEEKQHLQVSTAEHQDRFKNSIEKLNDVADKIQEKHTRILELEKRMERMEAENASLIEKKNLLENELSRRMANPSNKNGCSLIQAEVFTVEEQINHLQQLMMSQHQHLRTLIQESGDLKNRLKEQDGTIDELKERINLLECENNEMKYKVEHWSSPSKFKVSKATSVNESMLGTLSPYFMLLKHKNSLGSS, encoded by the exons GAAACACAAGAAAAATGACAACAATTTCACCTTCAGAAAATGGGTTTAAGAGAAAAGTTGATCAAAGTCCAATGGAAGatgatattttttatatgtatggGTCAACAGTGTCCCACATCAAAGAGGAGACTGAATATGTCCGCACT ATTAGagcaactttagagaaaattcagAGTCAGTTATTTAAGGATGACTTCCACACTAAGAGTACACAAGAGCAG AATGGGTACGGTGAAGAAGACAAAGATTCCTTTGGCTCCCGGTATAAACGGATTGTTGAGAAATTAAAGGATCAGGACCTGCAGATTCTGGATGTTCATAGAGAAAATGAAGATCTGCAAATTAAG ttggaagCGACACGTGAAGCTGGAGCAGGGGCAATAAGGGACGCAACCCGCAAACTGTACCAAAATTACAACAAGAAGAGTGAACAACTCCGGAAATCTCATGAAGAGGAGAAGCAACACTTACAA GTTTCTACTGCAGAGCACCAGGATCGGTTTAAGAACAGCATCGAGAAACTAAATGATGTGGCTGATAAAATTCAGGAAAAGCACACCCGAATCCTTGAATTGGAGAAGCGAATGGAGCGAATGGAAGCA GAAAATGCATCTTTGATTGAGAAGAAGAATTTACTTGAAAATGAGCTCTCAAGAAGAATGGCCAATCCTTCCAACAAGAATGG ttGTTCGTTGATTCAAGCAGAAGTTTTTACAGTTGAAGAACAAATAAATCACCTACAGCAGTTGATGATGTCCCAGCACCAGCATCTTCGCACATTGATCCAGGAG AGTGGAGATTTGAAAAACCGTTTGAAAGAACAGGATGGAACGATTGATGAATTGAAAGAAAGAATCAATTTGCTTGAATGTGAG AACAATGAAATGAAATACAAGGTGGAGCACTGGTCGAGCCCGAGCAAGTTCAAAGTATCTAAAGCAACGTCTGTAAA TGAGTCCATGCTGGGCACCCTGTCTCCATACTTTATGCTGCTGAAACACAAGAACAGCCTCGGGAGCAGCTGA